A genomic window from Triticum aestivum cultivar Chinese Spring unplaced genomic scaffold, IWGSC CS RefSeq v2.1 scaffold27977, whole genome shotgun sequence includes:
- the LOC123172981 gene encoding lecithin-cholesterol acyltransferase-like 1, whose product MAVVLLHILEAHEFQHLSLSLSRGEACDASRHILGPSPISMDKLQWLCLPCLLVFAPFFLFGSTSAAHHHQRDVLHPVVLLPGFSCGQIEARLTDAYDSPSPLCGLRKGDGRWFRLWKNSTGLQDLPNMACFADQLRLVYDPTAGDYRNVPGVVTRVLSFGSARGFLSDDPADKENCMGRFVEALERVGYSDGESLFGAPYDLRHAPAAPELPNREFSMFRRSLTALVEHASRRNGGKPVILVSHSQGGLLALEFLNRSPLAWRRRLVKHFVMASRGAGGIVVTMKGLAASDGGGVLSMRRVKRSFESAFVGLPSPAVFGGETPLVVTRDRNYTARDMPEFLSAAGLPAPAVKL is encoded by the exons ATGGCGGTGGTTTTACTTCACATTTTGGAAGCACATGAGTtccaacacctctctctctctctctcacgtggAGAAGCCTGTGACGCTTCACGTCACATCCTTGGTCCTTCTCCAATCTCCATGGACAAACTCCAATGGCTGTGCTTGCCATGCCTCCTGGTCTttgcccccttcttcctctttggGAGTACGTCGGCTGCCCACCACCACCAGCGAGACGTCCTCCACCCGGTGGTGCTGCTGCCAGGCTTCTCCTGCGGCCAGATCGAGGCCCGCCTCACCGACGCCTACGACTCGCCGTCGCCGCTCTGCGGCCTGCGCAAGGGGGACGGCCGGTGGTTCCGGCTGTGGAAGAACAGCACGGGCCTGCAAGACCTCCCCAACATGGCCTGCTTCGCCGACCAGCTCCGCCTGGTTTATGACCCCACGGCCGGCGACTACCGCAATGTGCCCGGCGTCGTGACCCGTGTCCTCTCGTTCGGCTCCGCCCGCGGCTTCCTCTCCGACGACCCTGCCGACAA GGAGAACTGCATGGGAAGGTTCGTGGAGGCGTTGGAGCGAGTCGGATACAGCGACGGCGAGAGCCTCTTTGGCGCTCCGTACGACCTCCGGCACGCGCCTGCCGCGCCGGAGCTGCCCAACAGGGAGTTCTCCATGTTCCGCCGGAGTCTGACGGCGCTCGTGGAGCACGCGAGCAGGAGGAACGGGGGCAAGCCGGTCATCCTCGTGTCGCACAGCCAGGGCGGCCTGCTCGCGCTCGAGTTCCTCAACCGGAGCCCCCTGGCGTGGCGCCGGAGGCTCGTCAAGCACTTCGTCATGGCCTCCAGGGGCGCCGGCGGGATCGTGGTCACCATGAAGGGCCTCGCcgccagcgacggcggcggcgtcctgTCGATGCGGCGCGTCAAGAGGAGCTTCGAGTCCGCGTTCGTCGGGCTGCCGTCGCCCGCGGTCTTCGGCGGCGAGACGCCCCTGGTCGTGACGCGGGACAGGAACTACACCGCGCGCGACATGCCGGAGTTCCTGTCGGCGGCCGGGCTGCCGGCGCCCGCCGTGAAACTATGA